A window of Candidatus Thermoplasmatota archaeon contains these coding sequences:
- a CDS encoding ribbon-helix-helix domain-containing protein, producing the protein MGPDTEKITIRIPQRHLRAIDFLVEIDDFPSRSEAIRASIRDLIYARLELVVDRMKKFEHAEQSLAAIRTYEEKYLKK; encoded by the coding sequence ATGGGGCCAGACACAGAGAAGATCACCATCCGCATACCGCAGAGGCACCTGCGGGCGATAGACTTCCTCGTGGAGATTGACGACTTCCCCTCACGGTCCGAGGCGATAAGGGCCTCAATCAGGGACCTGATCTATGCCAGGCTGGAGTTGGTAGTCGACCGGATGAAGAAGTTCGAGCACGCGGAACAGTCTCTGGCGGCCATACGAACATACGAGGAA